The DNA region tctattgtgtttaaCAATAAAATCCAAAAAAAGTTTGAACCACTTAAGGGGAATATAAATACTGAGCAAACTATCATTTTTGGGTCATCTACCCCTTTAAGGATGGCCTTAAACAACCAATTACCATATTCATATGGTGGGCAAATACTGGCTGTCCCCACATTtccttaagctgcggtcacactgggcttttcctcccactTTTAatatgtctaataagcttgtttaatcctgcccctttacgcatcgccgcacgacagaatatgtCATGCTCAAagtctaatgtgaccgcagcttcattTAGAATAGTGTAATCAATCTGTTCTGGTGGACTTAAAGTTTACAGACTGACATTTGACCTCATGTGGTGGCTGGTCAGAAGCTGTGAAAATTTACATAAAGAACAACATGAAACATCTATTCAGTCATGATGAGCATGGCTGAACATCCCACCACAACTGTACTTTTATACATGATAGGATGAAGGCTAAAATGATACACGTACACTTGCATAAACAGGGAACATATTCTTTACCTAACATTAACTTGTCATTATAATCCTGCTGTAATTTGCTAATGTGTCCAGTGAGTTTTCTTATTTGATTCACAAccataacgtccacacaacatttTTATGGTGCTAAATAATccttgacagaaaaaaaaatgtctgctgaTGGTTTCACGGTGATCCACACTCATacgtttttttcattttaatctgtatatgattataaaatattttattttctgtcaagCCATTTGTGCGCAAATTTTAAAAGTGACGTTAATATATCTAGCTCTTTCTGTTAAATTTCTACTTaaagtgtagctcacttattttaggaATGTCCTTTTCTTCAATCTTTTtggagaaaagtgttttttttaaaaagaagaaaaaaaaaagctttcattttcCAAAATAATCTTGATCATTGtttaagacttaatcaaaacaccttgttttgtgttttagactAATATATTTTGGaaagttttatatctataaatgtaaaccccttttagcatattcaaacaagaagtattagcctaaagagtgATGTTCAAACTCCTAGaatttgtgcttattgctttgtatttaataggcctAATCTTTTGTATGTTTATATTACCCTCTCGTTTCTCCTTGTTTCTTTCATgcgtttgttatatatttaattcataatttagttgttgtttaaaaatgaacaatagtttgtagagactgtattctgttttatttgtactgtaaatcttttgttgttataaatgatgatgacgccatgtgattgGTCATCATGAATGCCTCAACTTTGAGCCCCAGCGTTGCCAGACGTAcgataattatcatatttgtaCGATAATTTCGCCTTctgtcaataataaaaaaaaaatcctacaatGTACAATAATTTCAAATTTTAAGGAATTTAAACAGAATTTCATTGTAATCATAGGGCTTTTATACTTTTGATCTAGCAGCATCTTTTGTCTACTGTCTGTGTGGAGTTGGGCACGTTTTCTATGTCATCTTACGTCACATCTTCTCAGCCAATCAATGTAGAGAATGGCTCTCTCACATAAGTTAACATTTCTGCCGTGCTCGGCCGTGCTTAGGTCAGAAGTTTTCAGGTTGAGGTCGATCGTTTCAgtgataaagttaaaaaaaaatagtgctgAATAGGAAGGTGAGAAGGACAGGGAGTTTGCCCTTGATGTTCtcattttccccattcaaatgtgTAATGTGGACGTGTTTTTTCCCCAAAGTTAATCTCATTAAAACAAAGCCACAAAATCAGCTCATTACAAATACTGTGAATGGGCTCGTGTGTAACCCCACCAgttctacgccacccaacccgctacGAGCTGGTATCCTTCcgcatggaagtcggttgctctaacaaggaggctgaaGACTATGGCCTccagcgtctgtcgctagagcacctttagaggtcagaggagtgaggtttacctgcaaagcacacactagctggcctctgttacacgtGCACACCTCAGCGTGTGTTAAATATTTGGGAGTGTGCACTGCTTTCAAGCATACCAGCACTATGTTGCAGTCCAATTTGTACCAAAAATGCGATAATTTTGAGGTTCTGGTACGATACAttgacatttccaatctggcaacactgttgagccccgaagtgtccagcttGACTGCACCGTTTTCAACTTCGCCTGGACTCAGCTAATCTTGTTGATCACTGGCTGCAGCCATGGTTTAACCCACCTACtgtataaatttattaaatttgtacTCAAAACACCATAAGATACACATTTTTTTCCTTCTGAGCAGCTTTAGGAAACCTCTGCTGTTAGTTGAGATGGATACAGTTTGTTTCACAAGAGcctaatttcatttgtaaattcaTGGCAGAGAAGACACTTGTGGTGTAATGCTCTATTTAATAACTGATTGACATATGATTTATGAGTTTAGATATGGAAATGGCCAtgtgtattattaaatatagtGGTTTAAGCAAATGCAAATGTTTAAGCAAATGAAGAGTAGTATATGAGTCCAAATtctgagacaacaacaacaaaacaagcaaCAATCAGCCCTGTTTTAAGAACACCAACAGCAAGTTGCCATGCTTCTTGATAGCAATTACATTTTCCTTTTGGgatttattaatagtttatttttcaatttttgtTCCTTAGCATCAGACTTCAGCTTGGAAGGAGATTTCTTATTGGGTGGTCTTTTTCCCTTACATGAAATCGACCAAGTGACCCCCGTTTTTACGCCAGAGACTACTGAATGCTTTAGGTAAGCAAAGACCTTTTGTCAAAGTTTTTACTACCAGAACTTCACATAGCTATGCtgaaaatgtaatgtattaaTCTTCTCACTGATGTTTTAAAGGTACACTGCCTCACCATCTGGCTTTCAGATGTTGCAAGTAATGAGGTTTGCCGTTGAAGAGATTAATAATTCCAGCACTCTTCTGCCCAATGTTTCCCTGGGCTATGAATTGTTTGACCATTGTTCAAATACTAGGAATTTCGGTTCACTTTTAAGTTTCATCTCAAAAAATGGATCCATTAAACCTAAAGTAAAACGCATCAACTATCAATCTGATGTGATCGCTTTAACAGGGCCATATGGAAGCACACGGACTATTTCAATAGCACCACTGATCACAATGGACCTTATACCATTGGTAAATCTTGTACAATTTACATATAtacaaaatgctaaataaataatttttacagtgttttcttCTTTCAAAGGTGAATTATGGAGCTTCAAGCTCTGTGTTAAGCAATAAACTTCAGTATCCCTCTTTTGTAAGAACAGTGCCCAGCAACAAAGACATGATAAATATGATTATCCACATGATACGGTGGTTTGGATGGAACTGGGTCGCCTTTCTTGGTAGCAAAGATGCTTATAGTACAGATGGACTGAATCTGTTTAACACCTACATAAACAACACTGGCATTTGTGTGGCCTATCAAGAACGTCTAAACCTTGATGCAAACTACAGTCAGACACTTAAAAAGATTGATATGCTTAACATCAATGTCATTGTGGTGTTTGCTGTGCCACAATATGCAGTCAACATAATCAATACTGCCATAGCGGACAACATCCGAGACAAAGTATGGATTGCGAGTGAAACCTGGTCTATGAATCAACAGCTTCCAAGGGAGCCAGGAGTTGAGAAAATCGGAACAGTCATTGGCATTACAGACCGATTGTTGACATTACCTGGATTTAATGAATTCATCCTTAAAGATATGGGGACGGCTAATGTTAATGCCAGTAAATTCCAGACAAATACATGTAATCAGAATTGTGATTACTGCCCATCGTTGACAGCAGAAGACATTATTAACGAGAATCCCTCATTCTCCTTCGCTATCTATGCTGCCATGTATACCATAGCTCATGCGTTACATAAAGTTTTGCAATGTGACACAAAAGGCTGCCCGAAAAATACACCATTTGAGCCATATATGGTAAGTGCGTTcagttttatcaaataaatagcATTTATGAATGATTTAAACACGTATGTACATTGTAATTCCATTATTGTTTATATCCTTTATTCAACAGCATGGACCacgccacactttgagctagactttattgtagggatgtAGTGATAAAAACGGGTTGTAAGGGTACAGTGGGCTGAAGGGAGCAGAAGTAAGAGGATAAATAGTGAACAAGTAGGGAGGTTGATCGGGCATACAACAATGATGCGCAGGGGTACagtctctgtaatattttggtagagtgattAGGACCTCTCGATTCAACCTAGCTTCAAAACCCAtgcggacatggggagaacatgcaaacttggcGCAGAGAGTGCTGACTGGCTCAATTATGGctcgttttcactgagtggtacagtatggtatggttcggtatgggtcacctttatcaggcttgcgtttccactaccaagggtacccttttggtggacgtggtgtatgacagaaagtttaagtcgacgtcattctcgctcgaataaatgtctacagtaaagccgtACAGGTCATTcaaatatcatatgagaagcacttttcacaaaacagatgctttaaacatataaatacttgtgtataaatgtttactaaattttttatgaacatgatttgattataactgcagatcaatgactgtaacgtctgcaattatataatataaatacatacatgcaacatatatgaacacacacagacccttacagtctctgatatgttactaattacagataaactacacacagcatacatttagtccttatttgagttcaaaaacaaccCGCaacatatagcctacagtcagagcaaacctctcatctctGTCTTATCTTCACcggcacatgtagcctctgttagagagcaaTTCTGTTATTCCGAATTCATATTAGTCTAAAggcgatgataaacatggcagtttgttcatgatttcggttgctgaaacaatttgctccCGTTTTGCTgggcttctcctttttttttccgcttcactctcgcgtttgtccttttctctTCTGAATGGGTCAGATGAAGGAGTCACTTCAATATTCACGCACACGTTATTataatcagctcaagaagtttgttatatcaaataAAGACGCAATCGCGAGCTCCCTAGAGAAAGCAAAAACTGCCTTCACTTTTAGAtggcctcgtaaaacaacaacaggacacggcagattttgttcttcttggctttgtggctgttcatcaagacaacgacgaggtttgtttgagccctggggcctgtttcagtaaggaggttcaaacaactcggagtttaaacttgaactctgagttgatttaccgagagattaaaaactctgagttttcagtttcagaatagctgatctgagttgggtcaatcaactttgagtagaccaactcagagttaagcgcgcacaccgtgactataaaaagacattatcaatggagcgcagatattatgagtgaccatggcaacatcttaaaaaaagagatcatcatttctttccccagctgaacttgatctgctcatgcaaagttttagcaaatatgagtgtatatatttaaaaagaagcaaccatcagtgaaacagagacagttagcctgggaaaacagctgctcaagttaatgcgtaattttttatttaaattatttaaacatttaagtataataaaataagtaatataattgtgtgacgtttatacttttttctaaacttttatacacgtttattagttttaatagatttaacagtgcacttgtgtgtctgcctttttattgatcaagtgatagaggttgatataacattaagaacctaagcagtgctaaaaataatttttagacagaataataatccctttaatctagtaacagtgcatgtcgaaggttaagctaaatatttatggaaaaaagGACACGCcttgtacgtgactttgttctgtgtgtgacaaaaatgtaggcaatagctatgtttccatcaaaatacaggcttacataaatttgtgcaaaactggaataatgcctaaaagatgcgaataaagcagcgtttttatcgagtcaaagagaacacaatcgtcacttcctgattaacttgcgccaaatatcaagagtaaaaacagaatttactgcggtagaacaaGCTGcgttaatgattttttatttaatacttgcgcctcagaagacacaatgaacacgtgggggcgtttgaagccagacgcggccgatcttgacacgctccagacgcttggaggtaattaataatatacactaatactgaaacagttaaggcattttagaatggctaaaacaacatttaagatgttctactGTGTGCTCAgtcagctggtttgtccatttacacacattttcatcatcatctctaacaaacttttttttaatgtacatactgtaatttgttaagtgcacttcgtagtttatgcgcatcttttcttatcaaataaaagtttaacctactcagttatgcacatgttttattataaatattttcaaaagttatgtgaatcgtgacgtttccatcaatcgtttttatgggcatctccaaaatgagctctaaaataggtgtgtggaaatgtaagactaatgctagaaatacgcttcatctttaaaaaaggggaggagaccgacagaaactcagagtttagagaataaaacctgctccggaccaggttagattcacagagtaagttaccacagtaactgactctgagttaaagttacctttctttcagaaacaggcttgacacaccctgatttcttgagtttagcaaacctgccattttgaaaccgaaaacccagagtttttctcatttcagggttaaaatactctgagttttcacttaacctcctttctgaaacaggcccctggtcatccatggcttgttattatttgcataaaggcaaggcaaggcaagtttatttatatagcacatttcatacacagtggcaattcaaagtgctttacataaacaagaataaaagagacaagtgtaagaaaatgaaaactaataataaaaagaaaattataaaaataagaataaaaaaaaaaacgaataaaaaatgtgttaaaataagttataagataatgaaaaagatAAGTAAAACATAATAGTgggatctgtcggacgcagcacagtgctcattcagtaaaggcacagctaaacagatgtgttttcagtcttgatttgaacatgcctaatgttggagcaaaTCTAGAATAAAGAATTTCTATGTAATGTCTCGGCTCTGTATTAGAACATGgtggtttctttgttttcattctgtctaGCTCCATGAGATCATGACgcatctctgtaaccaatcagcattcagctgagcgtgtagctccaccttttggtaccctttcaaaagagtgccgaaaaagtggtacggtacggtttggtacaCCTTTTTAAAAGTGGAAActgccataaaagcataccataccatactgtaccaattcaattcaattcaattgtaccactcagtggaaacaggccattatgctgcgttcacaccagacacgttaaccaatcagtagcttgctcttgtgggggcgtgattgtgacttACACCTGTTGTTGGAGTCCCAGGGGAACTTTGTTGTGCAGCAACAGAgctttttgtttccatttccctgcAATGAGAGCACAGCTTGTGTTGGACCCAAGCagttggattacagtggtctgctaaaaTGTGACAATATTAGGTttttaaggaacattttttaccgcAGAACTTTTTGAATCTGGAAAATTGTGGTAAAATCTGCATTTGCCGTttgtcttctttaaaaaaaaaaatgctgttccagatcgtgttgattgtcctgtctctacatatTTGGTAAATGTGCGATTAGTGTTCGTTGTTTATGTTTCtccagatggcaaagttagttagtattatCAGCATCACTCTTTCAGTTTTTGAAGACATACATAGTCAAAAGGATTTTAGTTACAAAATtttcagtaatatcactacaatattcgGATAGCAAATTTTTCTACTCTTACAGTTTTTTAAGACATTACTTAGTGAAGTTACTAAGtagtttacagtaatattatcacaatattataAATCGAAAATACTGTTTGGTGTCTTTTGGAATGGTTGCACAACAGTTACATCCGTCCTTTGAACCCAAAGTGCGGTGTGAGCTGGGGTGCCAGACGTATGTTTTCACAACAGATGTAGCATGCTTAGATTACAACAGAGACAATTAAGATTTCAACAGTCCACTTTTTCAGTGTAGTGCTCAAGGCACCATGGTTTATATCAACAAATACAGTTGGGAGTAATAACTACCATTGCGAGACTTCAATCTTCGCCTTGTCAGGGGCATCTTCACTTTCTCCTTAAACAGATGGCAGTGGACCTTATCATTAACCAGTTAATGTGACTGAGGGGATTCTGGTGGAGAGAAatcctgcaatttttttttcttacacagCTCTCATATCCACTGTAAAAACTGCTCTCCGAACTGCTGTCCACctcccctgcatctgtgtttgGGTTGCCGCAcgtaatgaaactccccttttcatgcagaCCCTTCCTTCTTTTGCTGTTGAACACTCTCatctaaacaaagctggacttaCCCACCATCCTGacctttttcaaactagaggtgtgaaaacaccctgcggAGACAggagtttcatggccctttaaataagtTTCAagtgattggttaaggagacaaagtgAGGTGTGGTCCCGCTGCCGAACttttgttaacaagttaactccatataaatgtacaaaaacacttaaactaaacaaaaagaaatagTAATGATATTAATGCTTCACAACAGCTTCTGGGAGAGATGAAAAAACTGGATTTTCCACTCAATGGACGACAAGTGAAATATGATAAAAATTATGATCCACCCATCAGTTATGCTGTTGTACTCTGGCACACAGATGAGAATTCCCCACAGTTTGAGATGGTGGGCACGTATGACACATATCCAAAAACTGTTTTTACCATTGACAACTCGCGCTTTCCTTGGCGTAACGATTCTGTAAGTATCATGTTGATGATCTTTATATCCTAACATTGGTATTGTAAATTACAGCTTTATTGAAGCAGTTTTACATATTCCTCCTAATTAAAGACAATTCTTATTATAGACTGTAACAGCCATTTAGCAAAACAATTCATGTCTTTGTTAGGTAACACATAAAATGCAAAAAAcgtatatattgtaatataattatatacaattgtattgatttataaagcaatttttttagcACTGTCCCCACAGCAAAATGGTTACTGGTTCGAGAGTGTGGGTGTTTACCAGCACTGGCCGTTCATGAGTGCACTCTCAGGGCTGGGTTATGGCAGGAAGGGCATTTGCCAGTAagtttagtcccttttttatcagggggttgcctgcatatgttttatgcagcggatgctcttccagccgcaactcagtactgaaaaacacccatgcactctcacattcacacacaca from Danio rerio strain Tuebingen ecotype United States chromosome 8, GRCz12tu, whole genome shotgun sequence includes:
- the tas1r2.1 gene encoding taste receptor type 1 member 2.1 (The RefSeq protein has 6 substitutions compared to this genomic sequence), which encodes MLLDSNYIFLLGFINSLFFNFCSLASDFSLEGDFLLGGLFPLHEIDQVTPVFTPETTECFRYTASPSGFQMLQVMRFAVEEINNSSTLLPNVSLGYELFDHCSNTRNFGSLLSFISKNGSIKPNVKRINYQSDVIALTGPYGSTRTISIAPLITMDLIPLVNYGASSSVLSNKLQYPSFVRTVPSNKDMINMIIHMIRWFGWNWVAFLGSKDAYSTDGLNLFNTYINNTGICVAYQERLNLDANYSQTLKKIDMLNINVIVVFAVPQYAVNIINTAIADNIRDKVWIASETWSMNQQLPREPGVEKIGTVIGITDRLLTLPGFNEFILKDMGTANVNASKFQTNTCNQKCDYCPSLTAEDIINENPSFSFAIYAAMYTIAHALHKVLQCDTKGCPKNTPFEPYMLLGEMKKLDFPLNGRQVKYDKNYDPPISYAVVLWHTDENSPQFEMVGTYDTYPKTVFTIDNSRFPWRNDSIPFSNCSVECKPGFARQPEGFHSCCFTCKKCPRNSYVDYSQDPYTCFPCAVSDWSDEGSTACKTRAVVYLEFTEITSIAVMISVLFLIILLIGILGLFTYNFNTPVVRSAGGDMCLLMLLCLTISSISVFFFFGKPSSVHCLVRNAIFAFFFTVCLSCLTVRSFQIICVFKMAAQFPRLHSLWVKHNGQWLFIAFSSFIHLISCVIWTTVSPDIPIADSWTFKDQTLLMCEMVNTITFTVVLFISWFLGFLCLVFSYMGRDLPKNYNEAKSITFSLILYYLSWIVYFTAYLSIKSKYIMLLNAMAQISSIYGILFSYFIPKSYIMIFQPQKNTAAYFQTSIQNYTQTISRS
- the tas1r2.1 gene encoding taste receptor type 1 member 2.1 isoform X1, giving the protein MLQVMRFAVEEINNSSTLLPNVSLGYELFDHCSNTRNFGSLLSFISKNGSIKPKVKRINYQSDVIALTGPYGSTRTISIAPLITMDLIPLVNYGASSSVLSNKLQYPSFVRTVPSNKDMINMIIHMIRWFGWNWVAFLGSKDAYSTDGLNLFNTYINNTGICVAYQERLNLDANYSQTLKKIDMLNINVIVVFAVPQYAVNIINTAIADNIRDKVWIASETWSMNQQLPREPGVEKIGTVIGITDRLLTLPGFNEFILKDMGTANVNASKFQTNTCNQNCDYCPSLTAEDIINENPSFSFAIYAAMYTIAHALHKVLQCDTKGCPKNTPFEPYMLLGEMKKLDFPLNGRQVKYDKNYDPPISYAVVLWHTDENSPQFEMVGTYDTYPKTVFTIDNSRFPWRNDSIPFSNCSVECKPGFARQPEGFHSCCFTCKKCPRNSYVDYSQDPYTCFPCAVSDWSDEGSTACKTRAVVYLEFTEITSIAVMISVSFLIILLIGIFGLFAYNFNTPVVRSAGGGMCLLMLLCLTISSISVFFFFGKPSSVHCLVRNAIFAFFFTVCLSCLTVRSFQIICVFKMAAQFPRLHSLWVKHNGQWLFIAFSSFIHLISCVIWTTVSPDIPIADSWTFKDQTLLMCEMVNTITFTVVLFISWFLGFLCLVFSYMGRDLPKNYNEAKSITFSLILYYLSWIVYFTAYLSIKSKYIMLLNAMAQISSIYGILFSYFIPKSYIMIFQPQKNTAAYFQTSIQNYTQTISRS